The Cololabis saira isolate AMF1-May2022 chromosome 18, fColSai1.1, whole genome shotgun sequence genome contains the following window.
AGCGTCTTTCACAGAGGAGGAACTCGACCGTGAAGTTTGGCACATAACGTGTTCACGTGGCCGTTGTAGTGTTCAGCTACACGTACGAGTCAGAGCGCGCTACGCTACTAAAACCAATCTGCAATCAGACCCTGACCTCGTCGATTGTTCAGATACGAAGGTCTCACATCAATCAGTTACTCGTCTCTCGGGGGACGATTATCTAGATAACTTTAATTCTGTTAAATTTCTTTACAAAAATAGAAGTGATTCAAAGAATTCCTTTAAAAAGAACCCAAACTAATACAACATGTATGGCTTGATTGATTAACATGGACATGGGTTGCGTTAATATGAGTCCCAaggtgcttttaaaaaaaatatatttaaagattAAGAGAATATCCTTCCTATAGTGCACCTTTGTTTACGTTGCAATGCATTATTGTTGTTAAAGATGGGCCAGGGTGAAAAGCATTTTGGGAAGGCGACACTATCTGTTGCCACGGTTACTTAGCGAGAGAGAGCAACGGAGAGACAGCGGATTGTTGATGTTTTGGACATGGAGTTTCCCGGGAATGAAACCGACGGCGCGGATCTGTACGACGCAGCAGCGGCTTCCTGAAATCAGCTGAACTGGACAGCAACGCTGCGTCCGGCTGAATCCTTCATGATCTGAGGGTTTGTGATGTGAAGTGTGCGCGTCTCACGACATCGACCCACACTGCATTGCGCTGCATAAAGCAAAGGCGGACGTtatcattttaaaatatatagaGTAATCCCTCCTTTTTCCAACGTTACGTTCcaaaaaagaacccgtgatagaattttttttacaattattatacaaggcttcaaattgcggagatcagccccaccgcgacccgattaattggatttgaacgggagaaaaataaaaatgattataaaaaaaatacaataagtacagtaggacagatagtgactggcgcgtatttcaatgctcttctgagccgctgcatcctgactcgctcggtagtgtctttttctcctaaagccgcggtgcaggtgtgtttttttccagagaagaacatagttatggttAGTtattgtcgctcttttttcttctgggcaaaaagattcttataaaccgacatgccaccatggattatatctgagactgtaatgaacgattcatcaaagggtcccgttcttgagctgctgctgaagctcattggccgttctcagcattgttgctaagcgaccagcgttactgacacaggaagtgaagaagcggcgAGACTGttaagccaatcagaatgcggAACACGATGCACAGTGCAAagccgtgaagcagcgagacgtgaaaggtgaaccgcgttatagcgagggattactgtattagAAAGATTTGATGCATTATTAAAGTGGTGATTTGGTAGGAGCGAGAGATTAAGGCACACTAGGTCCGGTAAATCGGATTAGTTGGGgttcctttaaaaaaagaaaatcgatAACAGGAAGTCTTGAGCCGCTTGTGCGCAACATTCAGGCCTCCTGAAACAAACGGCACTCCGCCGGGAGCTTCCTCTGGAAGAGCAACGGTTCTGCTGTTGAGGTAGACAGGCTTTCCTCTCGGTGGTTATTCCAAAAACTTGTTTCAAAATAACATTGAAAATGCCAAGTAGACCTGGCTTGACATTTCTGGGACTGTTGCGATGAATGTGGAGCAGGAGGCGAGAGCCGGCCGCCGTCGGGTCGCCCCGGGTTCTCCTGCAGCAGCGGGTCAGATGGAGGACTGGAGCAGGGTGACATTCGTTCCTGGAAGGAGGTTTTCGTCGTTCCCGTCGATCAGATGGTCCCACTGATTAAAGTTCTTCTGAAAACCTGCGAAGCCCAACAAATTAAAACCGAACAGACTCAACCAGAAGCTTGGAGTGACAGCGGCGGCGGGGAGGGAGGTGCTCGTACCAAGGTGGCGCTGCAGAAAAGCCAAGGTTGCTTTGTTGCAGAGGTCGATGGCAAGTTGTGGGTCGATCTCTCCCTTCAGCTTCATCAGCTTCCCGATCCAGTTTCCCGTCAGGAAGGTGAAGTCCGGGAAGCTCTGGTGGACCGTTCCCCTGAAGGAACCAGAGAAACGATGCTCTCATCAACCAGAACGTATCAGAGCTCCCCCTCAGCCGTCCGGATGCCGTACCTGATGGTGATCATCTTCCTCTGGATGAGGGCCGAGTCCAGCCTCTTCATGCGGCTGATGTTTCCCGCCCACTGGAACTTCTCGGAGTTGATGAAGAAGATCGGCTGCTTGATTTGAGGGAAGACCTCGTCCCCGACGGGAAACATCCAGGCGTCCAGGGCCACGCCGCACCTGGAATGGACGACACCGTGGAGTCTTGTAGGGGACATTACCCGTACGCATTACTCTTTAACTAACCTGCTTAGGATATCTAACTGCTGGAAACAAGAAGTACATGGAGACGAAGATTAAAGTGGTGAAACATGCCGTCTTCAGGTCTCCACAGATGTTTTAGGGAATCCCTAAACCGCCCATGTGCTCTGGTTCGACGGCGGCCGCAGTCTGGAGCGGATTTTCTACCAAGAACCTCTTTGTACTGAGCTGTACTCACCCTTTTCTAAATCATGAAAAAACTTTATTCCTCCTAATGAGCTGTCCTAGAAGCAAATGGACCCTGGTGAGTCTGATGCTGTGACTAAAGCCCATCTGTAAAATGAACTGCATCATGAAAAAGGGAAGCGTTATGTCCCcgtctccagcagacccccatgagtCCGAGTAGGAATACACGGGTAGAAAATGAATGTATTAGAGGGGGCTGGTGGATTAAAACCACTCTGTCTAGCAGTACCGCTTCTGCCCACATGGGGGCGTCTAGATCTGTAGTGTTGAACTTCTGCTAAATTCTGCCCCCTTCAGTTACTGTCACCAGCTCAGACCGTTTATCTTGTTGTTTACAGGTTTATAACGGCGACTCCCTGCGTGTAAACCTTGTCCCAAGAGGTTTTAGACACATTTTGGACACAAAAGAACCATCTTTCATTTAAATAGGGCTTCAATTCGCCACAGAGGGATGTGAACGCGACCTAAACATGGACACAGTTGGTGATAAAGTTAAGCTGTAGGGGGGGGGTCTGCAGGTCCCAGTGCAAGCAGAGAAAGCCTTGTCTCGCCGTCGTCGTGATCACACCTGAACCACCCAGGATCACAACTGTTCAAGCACCACACCTGAAGATTAAATTAATTCACTTCTGACTGGTTTAAGTGGGAAAGACAGAACTACAGATCTCGTGCTACACAGCAGAAATAGATCTgaaatgatgaatgaatgatgctgCCAGTTCCCAACTTTAGTTATAACTCAGAGTCTGCTGCTCGGTCGCTCAATAATCTCAAGTAAACTTACATGAGCAGGGattaatattagtattaatatgttgtgtTGCTGCATAACGATTGCAGTAAAACACATTCAGCTCATGTTAACGGCAGAGTTAACAGTATTGTTGCTTTTATTTACCTcagaacaaatgtaaatatcCCTGTTTATCATCTGGGGGTTCAGTTAGCAGCTCTGGTTTTTCTAAAGCGGCAGATGTCCGAGCTCCGGTCCCTGAGGAACTGACACTCAACAGCCATTGGCTTATCTGCGtttgaggggcggggcttcagcaCTTCTGATACCAGAGCTGCACTTCATTGTGTCTTGCGCCAAGAACTGACACATGACCTTTCCATTAACGCGCTGCCTCGTCTGATCAGGAGCGGCACGGCTACAGAGCAAGTATAAAAGTTCAAATCAACGGTGCAAAAACAGTGATATTTTGTTGAAGAACCCGAATCCAGACCCGTTTTTCCTTCTGATTATTAAGTGCTTACATCTCTTCATCACcctaaattcaattcaaacatAGTTTGAGTCTCTGCAGTTgaataaatgtatctttttaaaTACATACTTGAACTTAACCTCTTTGCACAGAGCCTCAATAACCGTGGCTCCGCCAAACGAATGCCCCATCGCTGCTATTCGACACAGGTCCATGGTGTTCTGGCAGAAGACGGGAAAATTACAGTCAGCAGTAGAAACGAACGTCAGCGTCCCGTGTGTTATATTTCTGAGGTTGGATGATTAAAACCCAACATGAAACCGCGCCGTTACCTCCAGCGTTGTCCAGTCAAAGCGCGTCTGCAACACATTTTCAACGGCGACTCCCGAGTTGATCTCGAAGAGTTTATTCAACGCCAGAATGCACTCGTCTGCTCTCTGCTTCACctgaggagaaaaaaacaagtCATCAACAGTCATATCATCGTTCCATACTATAATACCACCTCCACCATGCTGGACACACATTGAGTTCTGCTTGGGATCACAAGCTCGTCCTTTTCCTTCTCCTGACTTCTATCACCGTCATTCTGATTCTGACGCACGTTTATCTCGGTTTGGTCATCCTTCTTTCACCTGAAGAATGTACTCAACGGTTGATTCGGCTTCAGGTAAACGTCATGTTGTGTTTATTTAGTTTCTCCATCCTGATGACGGCCTCCTTCACTCACACTGAGCCCCCCTGAACATCGTGTTGGTAGCTTCAGTCAAACAGACGTCAAATGTCTTGGTCTTGAGGTAACAAGGGAACGGATCACATTTGGACAATTTACCTCTTTTTAGTCAACTGTCCAGATACTTTTGAGCCCCTGAATATGGAGATTATTTCTTTGAAATGGCTGTAATTCCTAAAGATAAATGCTTTGATCACATCTTGATTGTGTGTACAAGCTAAACCATAAAAACGTATCGTTTGGCAAATACTTGTGGACTTGGCCAAAGGTGGCCCTGTAATAAAACGTGTAACTCCACGATCTAAACGTTTATGAGTTGGTAGGTACTTATGACGACAAGATACGTGCTGTCAAGCAcactttgctgtttttcttttcattcatctCCGTCAAGTTCATTCCCTGTTTTTGAAAGCAACATGTTAACGCAGGAGCGGCCGATAGAGAGCGAGGGCGATGTAATGGTGAAACCAGACGAATGTGGTTTGAGCGTGAGGAGCAGACGTTGCGTAACGAGCAGCAGCGAAACCCACAGCACATGACGAAGCAGAGTTTCTTTTCCTCACAGTGACTCTGCACTTAGTCTGGATGTCGGCCCATGGTCGTACCTGCTTGTTTCGGAGCGGGAACTCGCTCTCGCCGCGCTGCAGCGCTCGGTAGTACATCCACTCCGTCACCAGCTCGCTCTGGGCCGCGGCTGGAGTTTGGCTCGAGTTGTCTTTCGCCTTCTCCTCGTCTGTCTTTTCACGAAAATAATACGTAGCCGAGGCGGACTGGTCTCTgcagaacacaaacaaacataataTCAAAGgggatttgaaagaaaaaaaaattacagtttttatttttagaaatGTGCCAAAAATAACAACCTTGTGCCTAATTGCTCTCCGGGTGGCCGCCCCCTGCTCCTAgtctaactagtgatgggttagaagcacatttcagtgtgtttcaTATGATGTTTACCAACAAATAAAGATTATTCCTATAACTACTGCAGAAAAACTACTGGACGTTGCATATCTAAGAAGGGGAAAGCAGTTTTAGGTGTTTTTGAGTAATTTCTATGTTCCAGGACAGAAATCAGCTAAATGTGCTTCTCTCGGTGCGGCGGCCCAATACCGCTGTACTAACCAGATAAATGGTACCAAAAAATTGGACTGATAAGTCTGAGCGGACGTTTGAAGTgtggggctgtgatgtcataatGGAGATGGATCAGAGGGGTGTTTGGGGCTATTTATGGATTTTTATGGACTTTTATGGTGTTGTAGAAGGAAATAAATAATTGTCTTTTGATAGAAGTGTTTTGTAGTAAGatgtttaattgtattttaaacagaatatgtattttgaatagttaatttatttttaggAGTAATGTGGAATGGACTAGTCCAggtagttaaaggggacctattatgaaaaacacgttttttcttgctttaacatatataaagtggtctcccctcagcctgccaactcagagaaggaggaaagcaaccaaattctgcagtgtctgtagagCCGCCctgatgagccatccagtctgatgtggatctacgagccgttcagattctgctccctttcgttacgtaaacgaaaatgcaatttacatcggttggcctccgatgtgtgaaaccacgcccacaactaactccaccggccggagcttccaccattttctcgtagcggtgtatcgcgtcattcaggcagccaatcagcacagtgcctcattatcatagccccgcccactcagaatccctcatagataatgaggttagagaatgggaagataaagacatggctcagaggctgaatttctaatttatttagcaaaaacaatcaaaagcttgtttttaagacattcaaggcctgtttaaaataggtatttgaTGCCATAATAGGCTCCCTTTAAATACCTGGCCAGGTGTGGGTTTGAgaggttttctgttttttggtccaatagaGAATCAATGGAATGCCATAATTGAGGATTATGAAttcagttgaattattgaagtgACGTTGCAGTTAAAGTTTAGTTAGTGATTGATTAGATTAGTTGTGTtatatttgttctttttttgtgttttttttttttctctttgcagGTCATTCTTGTGGCTAAAATCtaagaaataataaatatattttgccatttaaaaaaaactaacatccatgacttcagcgcccacaccctgggtggggttggtgaaagggcctttctgtgtggagtttgcatgttctccccgtgttcccctgggtagctaatgtgagctaccctcacaaaaacatgcacacagtcctgggctacacatgccccctctggccaaccggggcgccagatggggtggggaggatccggatGATCTGTTGACCCAGATCtaacttaggtaggagcacagggtggtaaaaatgggaaaaaatcagggatttaaaaaaaaaaactaataaaaacactAACACTGCCTCCAGTTGATCAACCCTCAGCCAGCTTGGCCGCACTGAGAAAAGCCTCTTTTGCTGATTTCTGTGTTAACACTTATTTCTTCAGATTTCTGGAGGAAAACTGTTGGAAGTTGCACATCCATGAAGGGGAGAAGCCGTTTTAGAGCAGTTTGGAAAGGAAGAAAGGgttgcagagagagagagagaaaaacaacatcCGTCATGCAACCAGAAAAGCTTTGGTTTCAACAGTTTCATGACACATCCTGTTTCAACGGAGCGAAGCCACGGCCGTTCGTCGTCCCTGCTGCTCGTCTGCATGTTTACGGGATAAACAAACCGTCACGTTTAAACATGTCACCAAAGTGAAGGAGAAGGAACTAAAACACGAGTCTGAGGCCAGGTCCAGTGATTTAACGCTGACTGAGCCGACACCTGACCACCGGTCGCCGCGGCCGCGTGGAGCACGGCCCGTCTGATGACGCGGCTGTGACGACCCACGTGCCCCGGCTGCGGCTTCAGCGTTTAACCCACGGCTGAATGTCCCTGACAAACCACCTCAGTCCACACGGGTGTCAACTCTGACCATTCTGTTCATCTCCATAAGGACCCCTTGTCTCTATACTGAAAAGAAATGTGATGAGCTGGTTCGTACCATTGTCCTCACACCCTTTCCCCTCTGCCTCCGCGGACAAACAGACGAGACTGCTCTCCGCTCGCTGTCACTGTTGGACGCCGTTCAGCCACAAGTTCTTCCAAATGACACGAGGCCTCGCTTTCACAATCACCTCGTCGTTTTAAACCCGTTTGAGACACGCGACCGCCCTCTCCGGCGTTAGCCGCGTCCTCTCGTGCAGGTACCTGATCATTTAGGAGACTTCTCTGCTCTGAAAACTTTAATATTGACTTTAATGGAGATGATAATAGTTACCTGTGCTCCACGGACGCGACGATGAAGCCCTGAGAGGCCAGTTCTGCACATATAGCTGAATACAAGGTCCTGGAGACGCCGGCGAGACAAAGAGCAGCTGATCAGTCCACCgttttattgatttaaaatggcaCAAGTGTTGAAAACAGGACAGAGTAACACCTGAAGGCCCCGAGGCCGTGGGAGAAGATAATCACCGGACATTTTTCATTGGACTTGAAAGGCGCGTCCAAGTAGGCTGGGATCTTAAAGGACCCTGAAATTAACAAAGAATGCAAAcattagtttattttatttatttttaagcaGCAGTTTTCAGCCAAGTCCCTTATTTTCCCAGCGGCTCCTAAAAAGTGGGCGTAAAAGTGCAGAAGTGAAACCAACCGCCTCATTATTCCTGCTAACTGTTGTCGAGGACCCATCGCTGTTGCTCGGCAACGCCTCGGAAAGATGACTCCCACGATGCCAACATCCCGATTCCGACTAAACCGGGAAGCAATTTGAAACTTTAGCAGAAAACAAACTTCTGCAAGTTTCAGTTGAAtttataaagacaaaaaaagattttaagtcTTGAAAATGTGacgcttaaaggagcatgaggctccttttaagaaatgagactctctagcgccacccttcgccacgatggccgccgggggtactgcagccaacagtgaagccggcacgggagaacggggaaaacgcacatgcagcgtcatgtgacgtcacatccgcagcccagcgcgggaaattcgggaccgaattgcagcacattttgcagcacacagcctgttcaaggcaaaggagagatacactagagggctcattcttttgggtttggaacgcttcatctgacattattactagaaaaacttaaaacgtatacaaatttttttcataaatcctgcctcaatcctgcctcaagctcctttaaataaagccAGGATATGATTAAGATTAAGATATGAACACTGTTAGTACTTTAAAATCGAAGGTTTTCCGAGGCACATCAAGGAAGACGTAAACAGCTTCCAGCGCGATTAAACTGCTttggtttgttttattataatattGGGAAAGAAATGAGTTAGTGAGGATGCACCAAACATCAGCCGTCCCGATCAGAGTTGTCGGCGTAGGATCTGTAACCCTGCCGCCGTTGGCAACTTTTAATCTCTGGATCTGACTGGTTCGGTTCTGGTTCATCTCTTAAAGGTTTACGGGTCGGAGCTGACGGGATGTTTTGTGATATTTtaaacatcaacaaaaacacAGAGAGCTAGAGTCGTCCTCCCTTTCCCTGTGTGGGGGGGTCCCCTCTCTTTTATTTCCAGTTTATGAGAAACAAGAGCAGCGTGTAAagactgttttttctttcttaaagaGAATTCGTGAGATGAGCAGCTCGAAGATGGCGAGGAGATCTTTTCTAGACACAACAAAAATTATTCTGTCTTAGAAGCAACAAAATTACTTATCCTTCCTTTAAGGCCCTCCTCctgcttattttatttttcttcttgtaAAGTAGAATAAAGTATCATTAACTACAGTCTGTTTGGAGGTATAATAGATGCAAAGACAATGAAAACAAGACAGAAATGGTCACCTGACGTCCACTTCAGGCCTTATTTTCCATCATTTTCCACGAGTTTCCTCGTCAGCTCAAAGTTAGTTTGGGTGATTTTTTTTGACAATTGTAGTAACAAGAGACTCCAAGAGTTCGTCGCTTCCTCAAAGTCATCAAATATGtattcaaataaaattgaaacaggttCTTCTAACATGAAAAACCCGGAGAGATGAAGGGAAACTGCTTAGAATGATGGACAAACATTAAAAGAAAGAGGCATAAACAATAAATATGCAGCACTATCAGTTCCTGATTAGCACCTTTACCACCGTTGAGCTGCTTGTAAACACAAACGGCATAAATCCCCTGCTCCCAGTTCTGGTTCTCGCTCCTTATCTGGTTTAAATGAGGAACCTGCCCACAACACGGCTTTGTTTGGACCTCCAGCTGAAACCACGACTCTGACACATGCGGGACATGACTCGGATGAAGAGGAGAAGTTACAAGCCTCAACGCCAGAAGCTGGGGACATTTAcacataacaataataataataataataataataataataataataatgtggaaACCTCCAAGGAAACGGTGAAGGACTTCTCCGTCAGTGTCATCCAACTGATTATGAGCAGCTGAAAACTACATTTTCACTGTGACAGTGAAATATACTTGATGTTATTAAAGCCACCTGATGGAGGTTTGACACTTCTGGCCATGAGGGGGCAGCATACGCTCCAAATCGCATACTTGCGTACTTATTCTCCGGTGAGAACACAATGGCACTTTTAGATTGAAACAGGACCTTATTTGCAAACTAAGGA
Protein-coding sequences here:
- the pla2g7 gene encoding platelet-activating factor acetylhydrolase isoform X2, which translates into the protein MGNSGSNNLGIPKAKGPHPVGCTDFMMDHSAQGSFFRLYYPCQETEEAEKPDWIPCREYFNGLGDFMKIRRSLSERIFNYLFGSFKIPAYLDAPFKSNEKCPVIIFSHGLGAFRTLYSAICAELASQGFIVASVEHRDQSASATYYFREKTDEEKAKDNSSQTPAAAQSELVTEWMYYRALQRGESEFPLRNKQVKQRADECILALNKLFEINSGVAVENVLQTRFDWTTLENTMDLCRIAAMGHSFGGATVIEALCKEVKFKCGVALDAWMFPVGDEVFPQIKQPIFFINSEKFQWAGNISRMKRLDSALIQRKMITIRGTVHQSFPDFTFLTGNWIGKLMKLKGEIDPQLAIDLCNKATLAFLQRHLGFQKNFNQWDHLIDGNDENLLPGTNVTLLQSSI
- the pla2g7 gene encoding platelet-activating factor acetylhydrolase isoform X1 codes for the protein MFPHVGFVLLSVKSIYGLARKTEQRRYTLGLLAMGNSGSNNLGIPKAKGPHPVGCTDFMMDHSAQGSFFRLYYPCQETEEAEKPDWIPCREYFNGLGDFMKIRRSLSERIFNYLFGSFKIPAYLDAPFKSNEKCPVIIFSHGLGAFRTLYSAICAELASQGFIVASVEHRDQSASATYYFREKTDEEKAKDNSSQTPAAAQSELVTEWMYYRALQRGESEFPLRNKQVKQRADECILALNKLFEINSGVAVENVLQTRFDWTTLENTMDLCRIAAMGHSFGGATVIEALCKEVKFKCGVALDAWMFPVGDEVFPQIKQPIFFINSEKFQWAGNISRMKRLDSALIQRKMITIRGTVHQSFPDFTFLTGNWIGKLMKLKGEIDPQLAIDLCNKATLAFLQRHLGFQKNFNQWDHLIDGNDENLLPGTNVTLLQSSI